One genomic window of Streptomyces spiramyceticus includes the following:
- a CDS encoding ABC transporter ATP-binding protein, producing the protein MSTSEYVIEADRIRVRFGGIAALDGVRIAARPGEVCGLIGPNGAGKTTLFDVLSGIRRPDEGHVVLDGTDITRRSPAWRARHGMRRTFQRRQLFGQLTVADNLVVAQEWRGGGGGLAADLLASPTRRRRETARRRRAAEVLRSCGLDALAGSYAGALPVGQARMAELARALADPPRVLLLDEPASGMSSEERAHLAAVIRHLTAEAGCAVVLVEHNVAFVMELCTRVVVLDLGKVLAEGSATEVRQNPAVRDAYLGTPAAAPDRTAEDKGADGPGGS; encoded by the coding sequence GTGAGTACGTCTGAGTACGTCATCGAAGCCGACCGGATCCGAGTCCGCTTCGGCGGCATCGCGGCGCTCGACGGCGTACGCATCGCAGCCCGCCCCGGAGAAGTATGCGGCCTCATCGGCCCGAACGGTGCCGGCAAGACGACGCTGTTCGACGTCCTGTCGGGCATACGGCGCCCCGACGAAGGGCACGTGGTGCTGGACGGTACGGACATCACGCGCCGCTCCCCCGCCTGGCGGGCCCGCCACGGCATGCGCCGCACCTTCCAGCGCCGGCAGCTGTTCGGCCAGCTCACCGTCGCCGACAACCTCGTCGTCGCCCAGGAATGGCGCGGCGGCGGGGGCGGCCTGGCGGCCGACCTGCTGGCGTCACCGACGCGACGTAGACGAGAGACAGCGCGCCGCCGGAGGGCCGCCGAAGTACTGCGCTCCTGCGGCCTTGACGCGCTCGCGGGCTCATACGCCGGGGCGCTCCCCGTCGGCCAAGCCCGCATGGCCGAGCTCGCCCGCGCACTGGCTGACCCGCCCCGCGTACTGCTCCTCGACGAGCCGGCGTCCGGCATGTCGAGCGAGGAGAGAGCACACCTGGCCGCCGTAATCCGTCACTTGACTGCCGAGGCCGGCTGCGCGGTCGTCCTCGTCGAGCACAACGTCGCCTTCGTCATGGAGCTGTGCACCCGCGTCGTCGTCCTCGACCTCGGCAAGGTCCTGGCCGAGGGCAGCGCCACGGAGGTGAGACAGAACCCTGCCGTACGGGACGCATACCTGGGAACACCGGCCGCTGCGCCGGATCGTACTGCGGAGGACAAGGGCGCGG